From a region of the Acidobacteriota bacterium genome:
- a CDS encoding radical SAM protein — MPLLPLLDEVVYGPVHSRRLGWSLGVNVFPAGRKICNFNCAYCQYGWTREGESAVAPDHWPAPSRIADAVGRALRALETAGGRVDRITLAGNGEPTLHPRFGEVVERLRVIRDEALHDARIAVLSNAGTLDRPAVFDALRRVDDAYLKLDTADPWLFKRLNGARASLADVVDALRALPHVTIQSLFARSRDGRVDNTAPETVERWVAALRVIAPVAVHVYSVDRVPAWSALQPVPTTELEAIAAKARATGLAVTVF, encoded by the coding sequence ATGCCGTTGCTTCCGTTGCTGGATGAGGTCGTCTACGGACCTGTGCACTCGCGCCGTCTCGGCTGGTCGCTCGGCGTGAACGTCTTCCCGGCGGGCCGAAAAATCTGTAACTTCAACTGCGCTTACTGTCAATACGGGTGGACGCGCGAAGGGGAATCGGCCGTCGCGCCGGACCACTGGCCCGCGCCTTCAAGAATAGCCGACGCGGTAGGCCGCGCGCTGCGCGCCCTCGAGACGGCGGGCGGCCGCGTGGACCGCATCACGCTGGCGGGCAACGGCGAGCCGACGCTGCATCCCCGGTTCGGTGAGGTCGTCGAGAGACTGCGCGTCATTCGCGACGAGGCGCTGCACGACGCGCGCATCGCGGTGCTGTCGAACGCGGGCACGCTGGATCGCCCCGCGGTCTTCGACGCGCTGCGTCGGGTCGACGACGCGTACCTGAAGCTCGACACGGCGGACCCGTGGCTGTTCAAACGGCTCAACGGCGCGCGCGCCAGCCTCGCAGACGTGGTGGACGCGCTGCGCGCGCTGCCGCACGTGACGATCCAGTCGCTGTTTGCACGCAGCCGTGACGGGCGCGTGGACAACACCGCACCCGAAACCGTGGAACGCTGGGTGGCCGCCCTGCGGGTCATTGCGCCGGTGGCCGTGCACGTGTACTCGGTCGACCGCGTGCCGGCCTGGTCCGCGCTGCAGCCGGTGCCGACCACGGAGCTGGAGGCGATCGCCGCCAAGGCGCGCGCCACCGGTCTGGCGGTGACGGTCTTCTAG
- a CDS encoding NAD(P) transhydrogenase subunit alpha has protein sequence MDAFVGVFTVFVLAMFLGFAVITKVPPLLHTPLMSGSNAVSGITIIGALLSVATPNRLTTALGFVALVFATINVVGGFLVTHRMLHMFRKRD, from the coding sequence ATGGATGCGTTCGTCGGGGTCTTCACGGTGTTCGTGCTGGCGATGTTCCTGGGTTTCGCCGTCATCACGAAGGTGCCACCCCTCCTGCATACGCCGCTGATGTCGGGCTCGAACGCCGTCTCCGGGATCACGATCATCGGCGCGCTGCTCTCCGTGGCGACGCCCAACCGGCTGACCACCGCGCTCGGGTTCGTGGCGCTGGTTTTCGCCACGATCAACGTGGTCGGCGGGTTTCTCGTGACGCACCGAATGCTGCACATGTTCCGGAAGCGCGACTAG
- a CDS encoding sigma-54-dependent Fis family transcriptional regulator: MRAVFDFVRVIADGESNVLITGETGTGKELIANLIHHHSRRRGRAFVPVSCAILTETLIEAELFGHERGAFTGAIKERAGRFEMANGGTIFLDDVDDVPQAVQVKLLRVLQNRVVERVGATRTIDVDVRVITGSKRNLRRLVDEGRFREDLYYRLNVVSLDLPPLRERPEDITELTAHFMDRFFRDRGERPRGLSPMVERAFHGYPWPGNVRELENACERIAQTCRCEQVKFGCVPASVLFHARLSGEVPTVCDNPSTITPVSLDDRLREVETRLIVWALKLSHGNKSKAAELLHVKRSTLGDRIRKLALDHLESAE; encoded by the coding sequence ATGCGGGCCGTCTTCGACTTTGTCCGCGTGATTGCCGACGGCGAGAGCAACGTGCTGATCACCGGCGAGACCGGCACCGGCAAAGAGCTGATCGCAAACCTCATTCACCATCATAGCCGGCGGCGCGGCCGCGCGTTCGTGCCCGTGAGCTGCGCGATCCTCACCGAGACGCTCATCGAGGCGGAGTTGTTCGGCCACGAGCGCGGCGCCTTCACCGGCGCGATCAAGGAGCGCGCGGGCCGCTTCGAGATGGCCAACGGCGGCACCATCTTCCTCGACGACGTGGACGACGTGCCACAGGCCGTGCAGGTGAAGCTCCTGCGCGTCCTGCAGAACCGCGTCGTCGAGCGCGTCGGCGCCACGCGGACGATCGACGTCGACGTGCGCGTCATCACCGGCTCGAAGCGCAACCTTCGGCGGCTGGTCGACGAAGGCAGATTCCGCGAGGATCTATATTACCGCCTGAACGTCGTGTCACTCGACCTTCCGCCGCTGCGCGAGCGGCCGGAAGACATCACCGAGCTGACCGCGCACTTCATGGACAGGTTCTTCCGCGACCGCGGGGAGCGGCCGCGCGGTCTGTCGCCGATGGTCGAGCGCGCGTTCCACGGCTACCCGTGGCCGGGGAACGTCCGCGAGCTCGAGAACGCGTGCGAGCGCATCGCGCAGACGTGCCGGTGCGAGCAGGTGAAGTTCGGCTGCGTGCCGGCGTCCGTGCTGTTCCACGCGCGGCTCAGCGGCGAGGTGCCGACCGTCTGCGACAATCCCTCGACCATCACGCCGGTGTCGCTGGACGATCGGCTGCGCGAAGTCGAGACGCGCCTCATCGTGTGGGCGCTGAAGCTCAGTCACGGGAACAAGTCGAAAGCCGCCGAGCTGCTGCACGTCAAGCGGTCGACGCTCGGCGACCGGATCAGGAAACTCGCCCTCGACCACCTCGAATCGGCAGAGTGA
- a CDS encoding NAD(P)(+) transhydrogenase (Re/Si-specific) subunit beta, whose protein sequence is MPTSLINLAYLAASVLFIFGLIGLAHPKSAVRGNLYGALGMLLAIVATLVDREILGAGTAAWATIAAGIALGSLAGALLAIKVPMTGMPQMVALLNGFGGGASVLVAGAALIDATETTLQLTIATAASGVIGAVTFWGSLVAFDKLQEWLLPGRPIVFRGQGAVNVVLGLAAIGFGAIVVVDPTAIWAYVAVVVVSSMLGVLLTIPIGGADMPVAIALLNSYSGIAGAATGFVLNNSVLIVAGSLVGASGIILTRIMCRAMNRSLGNVLTGGGVATGPVAKADEVYAGRVKSTSPEEVAMLFDGARRVVIVPGYGLAVSQAQHAVRDLTDLLERKGLEVEFAIHPVAGRMPGHMNVLLAEAEIDYDKLKEMDEINPTMQQVDVAIVIGANDVVNPIARTDPNSPIAGMPIIDVDKARTVVVVKRSLSPGFAGIPNPLFAADNTLMYFADGKKAIMDLIAAVKTA, encoded by the coding sequence ATGCCAACCTCACTCATCAATCTCGCGTATCTCGCCGCGTCCGTCCTCTTCATCTTCGGCCTCATCGGGCTGGCGCACCCCAAGTCCGCCGTCCGCGGCAACCTGTACGGCGCGCTCGGCATGCTGCTCGCCATCGTGGCGACGCTCGTGGACCGCGAGATTCTGGGTGCCGGCACCGCGGCGTGGGCCACCATCGCCGCGGGCATTGCCCTTGGCAGCCTGGCCGGCGCCCTGCTGGCCATCAAGGTGCCGATGACCGGCATGCCGCAGATGGTGGCGCTCCTCAACGGCTTCGGCGGGGGGGCCTCCGTGCTCGTGGCGGGCGCCGCGCTCATCGACGCAACCGAGACCACGCTGCAGCTCACCATCGCCACGGCGGCCTCCGGCGTGATTGGCGCCGTCACGTTCTGGGGAAGCCTCGTCGCCTTCGACAAGTTGCAGGAGTGGCTGCTCCCGGGACGCCCCATTGTGTTCCGCGGTCAGGGCGCCGTGAACGTCGTCCTCGGCCTCGCCGCGATCGGCTTTGGCGCGATTGTCGTCGTGGATCCGACTGCCATCTGGGCGTATGTGGCAGTCGTCGTGGTCTCGTCCATGCTGGGCGTCCTCCTCACCATTCCCATCGGCGGCGCTGACATGCCGGTCGCCATCGCGCTCCTGAATTCCTACTCGGGAATCGCGGGGGCGGCGACCGGCTTTGTCCTCAACAACAGCGTCCTCATCGTCGCCGGATCGCTCGTCGGCGCATCAGGCATCATCCTGACGCGGATCATGTGCCGCGCGATGAACCGGTCGCTGGGCAACGTGCTCACGGGCGGCGGCGTTGCCACCGGCCCGGTCGCCAAGGCGGACGAGGTGTACGCCGGCCGGGTGAAGTCGACCTCGCCGGAAGAGGTGGCGATGCTGTTCGACGGCGCCCGCCGCGTGGTGATCGTCCCCGGCTACGGCCTCGCCGTGTCGCAGGCGCAGCACGCGGTGCGGGATTTGACAGACCTGCTGGAGCGCAAGGGCCTGGAGGTGGAGTTCGCGATTCACCCGGTGGCGGGGCGCATGCCGGGCCACATGAACGTGCTGCTCGCCGAAGCGGAGATCGACTACGACAAGCTCAAGGAGATGGACGAGATCAACCCCACCATGCAGCAGGTCGACGTCGCCATCGTCATCGGCGCGAACGACGTCGTCAACCCTATCGCGCGGACCGATCCGAACAGCCCGATTGCCGGCATGCCCATCATCGACGTGGACAAGGCACGGACGGTGGTCGTGGTGAAGCGGAGCCTGAGCCCGGGATTCGCCGGTATTCCGAATCCGCTCTTCGCCGCCGACAACACGCTCATGTACTTTGCCGACGGCAAGAAGGCGATCATGGATTTGATCGCCGCCGTGAAGACGGCGTAA
- a CDS encoding cation:dicarboxylase symporter family transporter, with protein MSNHTAAPPRARFPLTLTQQIFVGLALGIVLGWVISVTDPSWADVVRPFGQIFIRMIKMVIAPLIFATLVAGIAGAGHAKAVGRIGLRSIIYFEIVTTIALLIGLVAVNWFEPGAGLTLPTAAGAPAITAQPKTWQDILLHTVPESVVRAMAEGELLQLVVFSMVFAIALGMIGDKGRPIITFCESLAETMFKFTNLVMKYAPVGVGAAIAYTVGRGGLGVLFSLAALLLTLYGALIFFLIFVLGPVMLLFRVPVAKFIKAAREPALIAFTTTSSEAALPRAMETMERLGCPRKIVSFVLPLGYTFNLDGSTLYLSMASIFIAQAAGVELTIGQQIMMMLTLMLTSKGVAGVPRAALVILAGTVAQFGLPLEGVALVLGVDHLMDMGRTSVNVIGNCLATVVISKWEGEFVEATAEQLAAAEEKGEL; from the coding sequence ATGTCCAATCACACGGCGGCACCGCCGCGCGCACGATTCCCTCTCACGCTCACGCAGCAGATCTTCGTTGGCCTCGCCCTCGGGATCGTCCTCGGATGGGTGATCAGCGTCACCGACCCGTCGTGGGCCGACGTGGTGCGGCCGTTCGGCCAGATCTTCATCCGCATGATCAAGATGGTCATCGCGCCGTTGATCTTCGCGACGCTGGTGGCAGGCATCGCGGGGGCCGGGCACGCGAAGGCCGTGGGGCGCATCGGCCTGCGCTCGATCATCTACTTCGAGATCGTCACGACGATCGCGCTCCTCATCGGGCTGGTCGCCGTGAACTGGTTCGAGCCGGGAGCCGGGCTCACCCTGCCCACGGCGGCCGGCGCCCCGGCGATCACGGCCCAACCGAAGACGTGGCAGGACATCCTGCTCCACACGGTGCCGGAATCGGTCGTCCGCGCGATGGCCGAAGGCGAGCTGCTGCAGCTGGTCGTGTTCAGCATGGTGTTCGCGATCGCGCTGGGGATGATCGGCGACAAGGGGCGGCCGATCATCACGTTCTGCGAGTCGCTTGCCGAGACGATGTTCAAGTTCACGAACCTCGTCATGAAGTATGCGCCGGTCGGCGTCGGCGCCGCGATTGCCTACACGGTCGGGCGCGGGGGGCTGGGCGTGCTCTTCAGCCTCGCGGCGCTGCTGCTGACGCTGTACGGCGCGCTGATCTTCTTTCTGATCTTCGTGCTCGGCCCCGTCATGCTGTTGTTCCGCGTGCCGGTCGCGAAGTTCATCAAGGCGGCGCGGGAGCCGGCGCTCATCGCGTTCACGACGACGTCAAGCGAGGCCGCACTGCCGCGCGCCATGGAAACGATGGAGCGGCTCGGGTGCCCTCGCAAGATCGTCTCCTTCGTGCTGCCGCTCGGCTACACGTTCAACCTCGATGGCAGCACGTTGTACCTCTCGATGGCCTCCATCTTCATCGCGCAGGCCGCCGGCGTGGAGCTCACCATCGGCCAGCAGATCATGATGATGCTGACGCTGATGCTGACGAGCAAAGGCGTCGCCGGCGTGCCGCGCGCGGCGCTGGTGATCCTGGCCGGCACCGTCGCCCAGTTCGGCCTGCCGCTCGAAGGGGTTGCGCTGGTGCTCGGCGTCGATCACCTGATGGACATGGGGCGCACGTCGGTCAACGTCATCGGCAACTGCCTGGCCACCGTCGTCATCTCCAAATGGGAGGGGGAGTTCGTGGAGGCGACCGCCGAGCAGCTCGCGGCGGCAGAGGAAAAAGGCGAACTCTAA
- a CDS encoding 4Fe-4S dicluster domain-containing protein produces the protein MDRRTFLLQSGKLLVLSAPAAIAWEHVLAGEPQAAPNYQASDHWWAMIVEIEKCIGCGSCVRACKAENDVPDEPYFFRTWVERYRINPEDPEHPIVDSPNGGFDGFPPVPDEQGAWKSFFVPKLCNHCVDSPCEQVCPVGATFRSPDGVVLVDADYCVGCRYCVQACPYGCRFIDPRTHTADKCTLCYHRISKGLTTACCETCPTSARRLADLKNPADPIHEFLRTNKVQVLKPQMATRPKVYYNDLDGSVR, from the coding sequence ATGGACCGGCGAACGTTCCTGTTGCAGAGCGGAAAGCTGCTGGTGCTGAGCGCCCCGGCGGCAATCGCGTGGGAGCACGTGCTGGCGGGCGAGCCGCAGGCGGCCCCGAACTACCAGGCGTCCGATCACTGGTGGGCGATGATCGTCGAGATCGAGAAGTGCATCGGGTGCGGGTCGTGCGTGCGGGCGTGCAAGGCGGAGAACGACGTTCCCGACGAACCGTACTTCTTCCGGACGTGGGTCGAGCGCTATCGCATCAACCCGGAGGATCCGGAGCACCCGATCGTCGACTCGCCGAACGGCGGCTTCGACGGCTTCCCGCCCGTGCCGGACGAGCAGGGCGCGTGGAAGAGTTTCTTCGTTCCCAAACTGTGCAACCACTGCGTGGACTCCCCCTGCGAGCAGGTGTGCCCGGTGGGCGCCACCTTCCGCAGCCCTGACGGCGTCGTCCTGGTGGACGCGGACTACTGCGTGGGCTGCCGCTACTGCGTGCAGGCGTGCCCGTACGGCTGCCGCTTCATCGATCCGCGCACGCACACGGCGGACAAGTGCACGCTCTGCTACCACCGCATCAGCAAGGGGCTGACGACGGCGTGCTGCGAGACGTGCCCGACCTCGGCCCGCCGGCTGGCCGACTTGAAGAACCCTGCGGATCCCATCCACGAGTTCCTGCGCACGAACAAGGTACAGGTGCTGAAGCCGCAGATGGCCACGCGGCCGAAGGTGTACTACAACGACCTGGATGGGTCCGTCCGTTGA
- a CDS encoding alginate export family protein, translating to MYSALLAAALFATPPQTPPAAQSPAVPATFFARNTTRVESWRFFEPRPGGGDPHYAFIANRLLFGARHTGRRWHFQGAGQYVQFGHLPQRAFGPGPLGTGGAYYDASRDAASRQLYLKYLNATIKGLAPGLDIQAGRFGYASGAEAFSGVPKIEAVKRQRVDSRLIGEFEWSIYQRSFDGVRTDWRRGRYQLTGAWFRPTQGGFEEDANVHVREVNVAVAALTAKPGRWLPHTESQVFVYHYDDNRLVHARPDNSGMPAAAVDVAVTTAGGTLVTAWPSGFDTLLWAAAQTGDWYGQDHRAWSLAAEAGYQWNDATWKPWVRAGINASSGDGAPGDAGHRTFFQMLPTARKYSLSAVYTQMNLRDLFLQALLRPSGALSIRADLHRLDLMQRADRWYFGSGITQRTGAGFGFGTRASTNEKAFGTVLEGAAEYTFNPNWSLNGYAGWIRGAGVVQRLFAAQNLTFFYIENLLQF from the coding sequence ATGTATTCCGCGCTTCTTGCGGCGGCGCTCTTCGCGACGCCGCCGCAGACACCCCCCGCGGCACAGTCGCCCGCTGTGCCCGCGACGTTCTTCGCGCGGAATACCACGCGCGTGGAGTCGTGGCGCTTCTTCGAGCCGCGGCCCGGCGGCGGCGATCCTCACTACGCGTTCATCGCCAACCGGCTCCTGTTCGGCGCGCGGCATACCGGACGGCGCTGGCACTTCCAGGGCGCGGGCCAGTACGTGCAGTTCGGGCACCTGCCGCAGCGCGCCTTCGGGCCGGGGCCGCTCGGGACCGGCGGGGCGTACTACGATGCCAGCCGGGACGCGGCGAGCCGCCAGCTCTATCTCAAGTACCTGAACGCCACGATCAAGGGGCTCGCGCCCGGCCTGGACATCCAGGCGGGCCGGTTCGGCTATGCCTCCGGGGCCGAGGCCTTCTCGGGGGTTCCGAAAATCGAGGCCGTCAAGCGGCAACGCGTGGACTCGCGGCTGATCGGCGAGTTCGAGTGGTCGATCTATCAGCGCTCGTTCGACGGGGTGCGCACCGACTGGAGGCGCGGGCGCTATCAGCTGACCGGCGCGTGGTTCCGTCCCACGCAGGGCGGATTCGAAGAGGATGCGAACGTGCACGTGCGCGAGGTGAACGTCGCCGTGGCAGCGCTCACCGCGAAACCGGGGAGGTGGCTGCCGCATACCGAATCGCAGGTGTTTGTCTATCACTACGATGACAATCGGCTCGTGCACGCGCGGCCCGACAACAGCGGAATGCCTGCCGCTGCCGTTGACGTCGCCGTGACGACCGCCGGCGGGACGCTGGTCACCGCGTGGCCATCCGGGTTCGACACGCTGCTGTGGGCTGCCGCACAGACGGGCGACTGGTACGGACAGGATCACCGCGCGTGGAGCCTCGCGGCGGAAGCCGGCTACCAATGGAATGACGCGACCTGGAAGCCATGGGTGCGCGCCGGGATCAACGCCTCTTCCGGCGACGGTGCGCCAGGCGACGCCGGCCATCGCACGTTCTTCCAGATGCTGCCGACGGCCAGGAAGTACTCGCTCTCCGCTGTCTACACGCAGATGAACCTGCGCGATCTCTTCCTTCAGGCCCTGCTCCGACCCTCCGGGGCACTTTCCATCCGCGCGGACCTCCACCGCCTCGATCTCATGCAGCGCGCGGATCGGTGGTATTTCGGAAGCGGCATCACCCAGCGGACGGGCGCCGGTTTCGGTTTCGGCACCCGCGCATCGACCAACGAGAAGGCGTTCGGGACCGTGCTCGAGGGCGCTGCTGAATACACGTTCAATCCCAACTGGTCACTCAACGGGTATGCGGGATGGATCCGGGGAGCCGGGGTGGTCCAGCGGCTCTTCGCGGCGCAAAACCTGACCTTCTTCTACATCGAGAACCTGCTGCAGTTCTAG
- a CDS encoding cytochrome C: MGFKFQDYEHLLRLAGLFAAGIFLFLITQAVLVPADFGTYGHYRAGALEVAAKKPVVHGGERSCVECHEDVVATRAPGRHAAVRCESCHGPHAAHAAGEAAGVKPNPAKLCVRCHEQTSARPAAFPQVKSADHAGGETCTTCHQPHAPGVS; the protein is encoded by the coding sequence ATGGGCTTCAAGTTCCAGGACTACGAGCACCTCTTGCGCCTTGCCGGCCTGTTCGCGGCGGGCATCTTCCTCTTTTTGATCACGCAGGCTGTTCTGGTTCCGGCCGACTTCGGCACGTACGGCCACTATCGCGCCGGTGCGCTCGAGGTCGCCGCGAAGAAGCCTGTCGTCCACGGCGGCGAGCGGAGCTGCGTCGAGTGTCACGAGGACGTGGTCGCCACTCGCGCCCCCGGGAGGCACGCGGCCGTGCGCTGCGAGAGCTGTCATGGGCCTCACGCGGCACACGCGGCGGGGGAGGCCGCCGGCGTCAAGCCGAATCCCGCGAAGCTTTGCGTGCGGTGCCACGAGCAGACTTCCGCCAGGCCGGCGGCGTTTCCGCAGGTGAAGAGCGCAGACCACGCGGGGGGCGAGACGTGCACGACCTGTCACCAGCCGCACGCCCCGGGCGTGTCATAG
- the nrfH gene encoding cytochrome c nitrite reductase small subunit, with protein MNLRATSAVALGLVIGAAAGVGAYTFIYAQGASYLTNDPNACVNCHVMREQYDGWVKSSHRSVAVCNDCHTPPGRVAKYVTKAQNGFWHSFAFTTGRFPDEILITSRNHGVTERACRKCHESITLEIDGPHAAKTPRDELACVRCHRSVGHLH; from the coding sequence ATGAACCTGCGGGCCACATCCGCTGTCGCCCTGGGGCTGGTGATCGGGGCCGCGGCCGGCGTTGGCGCGTACACCTTTATCTACGCGCAGGGCGCTTCGTACCTCACGAACGACCCGAACGCCTGCGTCAATTGTCATGTCATGCGCGAGCAGTACGATGGATGGGTCAAGTCGAGCCACCGGTCCGTGGCGGTCTGTAACGACTGCCACACGCCGCCCGGGCGCGTGGCGAAATACGTCACCAAGGCTCAAAATGGCTTCTGGCATTCGTTCGCCTTCACGACCGGGCGGTTTCCCGATGAGATCCTGATCACCTCGCGCAACCACGGCGTGACGGAGCGCGCGTGCCGCAAGTGCCACGAGTCCATCACGCTCGAAATCGATGGACCGCACGCCGCCAAGACGCCCAGGGACGAACTCGCCTGTGTCCGCTGCCACCGCTCGGTGGGGCATCTTCATTGA
- a CDS encoding ammonia-forming cytochrome c nitrite reductase subunit c552, which produces MVDEKREEKPRIRAARLIALTVLIAALATIALTALLVNIFEHKQEARNPFFRVVELTDDTEDPDVWGKNFPQQYDGYKRTVDQRRTRYGGSEAVPRTPTDVDPRSVVAQSRLEEDPRLKTMWAGYAFARDFREERGHAYMLEDQLFTERQQVTKQPGTCLNCHASMYVAYKKAGNGDIVKGFEALNTLPYFEARKHVKHPVACIDCHDSQTMQLRVTRPAFMEGIRAAKAVQGVKDYDVNRMATRQEMRAFVCGQCHVEYYFKGPEKRLTYPWVNGLKVENILAYYEEQGFSDWTHAETGAGVLKAQHPEFEMWNQGIHARSGVSCADCHMPYMRVGGLKISDHHVRSPALNINRACQTCHRWPEEELKARIETSQERVFGLRNRAMDALVALIGDLKAARTAGAGEAELQVARKFQREAQFRLDFVEAENSTGFHAPQEAERILAEAIDFARQGQLALARGGIRATAAPAAGGGAR; this is translated from the coding sequence ATGGTTGACGAGAAACGAGAGGAGAAGCCGCGCATCCGCGCCGCGCGGCTGATCGCGCTCACCGTGCTGATCGCGGCGCTGGCCACGATTGCACTCACCGCGCTGCTCGTGAACATCTTCGAGCACAAGCAGGAGGCCCGCAATCCGTTCTTCCGCGTCGTCGAGCTGACCGATGACACGGAGGATCCCGACGTCTGGGGCAAGAACTTCCCGCAGCAGTACGACGGATACAAGCGGACCGTGGACCAGCGGCGCACACGCTACGGTGGCAGCGAGGCGGTGCCACGCACGCCGACGGACGTGGATCCGCGCTCGGTCGTCGCGCAGTCGCGGCTGGAGGAAGATCCGCGCCTGAAGACGATGTGGGCGGGTTACGCGTTCGCGAGAGACTTCCGCGAAGAACGCGGCCATGCCTACATGCTGGAGGACCAGTTGTTCACCGAGCGGCAGCAGGTCACGAAGCAGCCCGGCACGTGCCTCAACTGCCATGCGTCGATGTATGTCGCCTACAAGAAGGCTGGAAACGGCGACATCGTCAAGGGTTTCGAGGCGCTCAACACGCTGCCGTACTTCGAGGCGCGCAAGCACGTGAAGCACCCGGTTGCGTGCATCGACTGCCACGACTCGCAGACGATGCAGCTGCGGGTGACGCGGCCGGCGTTCATGGAAGGCATCCGCGCCGCCAAGGCCGTGCAGGGCGTGAAGGACTACGACGTCAACAGGATGGCCACGCGGCAGGAGATGCGCGCGTTTGTCTGCGGCCAGTGCCACGTCGAGTACTACTTCAAGGGGCCCGAGAAGCGGCTGACGTACCCCTGGGTCAACGGGCTGAAGGTCGAGAACATCCTCGCCTACTACGAGGAGCAGGGCTTCAGCGACTGGACGCACGCCGAGACCGGCGCCGGCGTCCTGAAAGCGCAGCATCCCGAGTTCGAGATGTGGAACCAGGGCATTCACGCGCGCTCGGGCGTGTCGTGCGCGGACTGCCACATGCCGTACATGCGCGTCGGCGGGCTGAAGATCAGCGACCACCACGTGCGCAGCCCGGCGCTCAATATCAATCGCGCGTGCCAGACCTGCCACCGCTGGCCGGAAGAGGAGCTGAAGGCGCGCATCGAGACGAGCCAGGAACGCGTGTTCGGCCTCCGCAACCGCGCCATGGACGCGCTTGTCGCGCTCATCGGCGACCTCAAAGCCGCGAGGACGGCGGGAGCCGGCGAGGCGGAACTGCAGGTCGCACGCAAGTTCCAGCGCGAGGCGCAGTTCCGCCTCGACTTCGTCGAAGCGGAGAACTCCACCGGCTTCCACGCGCCGCAGGAGGCGGAGCGCATTCTGGCCGAAGCGATCGACTTCGCCCGGCAGGGACAGCTGGCGCTCGCGCGCGGCGGCATCCGCGCGACCGCGGCGCCGGCGGCCGGCGGAGGCGCGCGCTGA